The proteins below are encoded in one region of Tepidimicrobium xylanilyticum:
- the ispG gene encoding flavodoxin-dependent (E)-4-hydroxy-3-methylbut-2-enyl-diphosphate synthase: protein MERKKTKKIMVGDVAIGGDSPITVQSMTNTITKDINATIKQIKELEEAGCNIIRSAITDSDDAKAIREIKKHINIPFIADIQYDYRLAIEAVKNGADCLRINPGNIGSDIKVKEVISACKERKIPIRIGVNSGSIKQEYLNKYNGVNANSMVESALEHVRILERMGYDEMKISLKASNVLLTIEAYKKISKMVDYPLHLGVTEAGPVWNGTIKSAIGMGSLLSMGIGDTIRVSLTGYPVEEVRVGREILRSLGLLQEGVDIISCPTCGRTRIDLIELVKEAEERFKFIKKPLKVAIMGCAVNGPGEAKEADIGIAGGKGEGLIFKKGKVYRKVKEELLLDELLKEIEDL, encoded by the coding sequence GTGGAAAGAAAAAAGACAAAAAAGATTATGGTTGGAGATGTTGCCATTGGAGGGGATAGTCCAATAACCGTCCAGTCTATGACCAATACTATCACAAAAGATATCAATGCAACTATTAAACAGATTAAGGAGTTGGAGGAAGCAGGTTGTAATATAATAAGATCTGCTATAACTGATTCTGATGATGCTAAAGCTATAAGAGAGATTAAAAAACATATAAATATTCCATTCATTGCAGATATTCAATATGATTATAGATTAGCAATTGAGGCTGTTAAAAATGGAGCTGATTGTTTAAGGATAAATCCAGGCAACATAGGCTCTGATATAAAAGTAAAAGAGGTAATAAGTGCTTGCAAAGAAAGAAAGATACCTATTCGCATAGGGGTTAATTCAGGCTCTATAAAGCAAGAATACTTAAATAAATACAATGGCGTCAACGCCAATTCTATGGTGGAAAGTGCCCTTGAACATGTAAGAATATTAGAAAGAATGGGCTATGACGAGATGAAAATATCTTTAAAGGCAAGTAATGTTCTTCTTACCATAGAAGCATATAAAAAAATATCTAAAATGGTTGATTATCCTCTGCATCTTGGAGTAACAGAAGCTGGACCTGTTTGGAATGGCACTATAAAATCAGCTATAGGTATGGGTAGCCTTCTTTCAATGGGGATTGGGGATACTATAAGGGTTTCACTAACTGGTTATCCTGTCGAAGAAGTAAGAGTAGGACGTGAGATTCTACGGTCCTTAGGCCTATTGCAAGAAGGGGTAGATATAATATCGTGTCCAACTTGTGGCAGAACAAGGATAGACCTTATTGAGCTGGTAAAAGAAGCTGAAGAAAGATTTAAGTTCATAAAGAAACCCTTAAAGGTTGCCATTATGGGATGTGCAGTAAATGGGCCAGGAGAAGCTAAAGAAGCTGATATAGGAATTGCAGGAGGAAAAGGTGAAGGTTTAATATTTAAAAAAGGAAAAGTT
- the rseP gene encoding RIP metalloprotease RseP, translating to MVTLVAAIFVFLLVVLFHEFGHFIIAKLVGIKVNEFSIGMGPKIFQREKNETKYSIRLLPIGGYVSMEGEDEKSKDPRSFNNMPAIYRIAVVGAGALMNFVLALIVFSLVSFSVGMQTTTVAETLAGSPAEKVGIKAGDKIVSINDAKIKNWESIVNEISNSSPDEDMTIEVLRNGERIGFVLRPEINSENRVLIGITPVIDKGLIPAIKGGIQKTISALTLMFDFIKMVFKGQVTTKDLSGPVGVIYTIGEAAKYGITDLLFLTGLISVNLGFFNLLPIPALDGSRIVILFLEIIRGKAIDPEKEGFIHFVGFIALILLMLTITYSDITRINMLRR from the coding sequence ATGGTAACGCTAGTAGCAGCAATTTTTGTATTTCTACTGGTAGTACTTTTTCATGAATTTGGTCATTTTATAATTGCAAAATTGGTTGGTATCAAGGTAAATGAGTTTTCAATTGGTATGGGGCCTAAAATTTTTCAAAGAGAAAAAAATGAAACAAAATACAGTATTAGGTTACTTCCTATTGGCGGATATGTGAGCATGGAAGGAGAAGATGAAAAGTCTAAAGACCCAAGAAGCTTTAATAATATGCCTGCCATATATAGGATTGCAGTAGTTGGAGCAGGAGCATTGATGAACTTTGTTTTGGCATTAATAGTTTTCTCCTTAGTTTCTTTTAGTGTAGGTATGCAAACAACTACAGTAGCAGAAACACTAGCTGGATCTCCAGCAGAAAAAGTGGGTATCAAAGCTGGAGATAAGATAGTCAGCATAAATGACGCAAAAATAAAAAACTGGGAATCCATAGTAAATGAAATAAGTAACTCTAGCCCAGATGAAGATATGACTATAGAAGTATTGCGTAATGGAGAAAGGATAGGTTTTGTTTTAAGACCGGAGATAAATAGTGAGAATAGGGTTTTGATAGGTATAACACCAGTTATTGATAAGGGATTGATTCCTGCTATAAAGGGTGGTATTCAAAAGACCATTTCAGCCCTTACACTTATGTTTGACTTCATTAAGATGGTATTTAAAGGGCAAGTAACCACTAAGGACCTGTCAGGTCCGGTAGGAGTAATATATACCATTGGAGAAGCTGCAAAATATGGAATTACAGACCTACTTTTTTTAACAGGTTTAATAAGTGTGAACCTAGGATTCTTCAACCTATTACCCATACCAGCTTTAGATGGAAGTAGAATAGTTATTTTATTCCTTGAAATAATAAGAGGAAAAGCTATTGATCCTGAAAAGGAAGGCTTTATACATTTTGTTGGATTTATAGCCTTGATTTTATTGATGCTAACTATTACCTATTCTGATATAACTAGAATAAATATGCTTAGAAGGTGA
- a CDS encoding phosphatidate cytidylyltransferase yields MRNLIIRTLSGTVLVLLTLSMLYKGGFYTSFYIFILSLIGIREFYAAVNNNGFNPIKEIGYISCIGFLFNSLNIKWITLKSISLLIIIPTIFSLYRKKANVKDVMITILGIIYIPFLFQYIIHLRGSSYLWFVFIIAWGTDTFAYLIGLLFGKTKLCPKISPKKTVEGALGGILGSIFLTIIFVNYFDLSSMGKFILLSVIGSVLAQIGDLTASKIKRKTGIKDFGFIMPGHGGVLDRFDSILFIAPYVYYIVNYFI; encoded by the coding sequence GTGAGAAATTTAATAATAAGAACTTTAAGTGGAACTGTATTAGTATTGCTAACCTTATCTATGCTCTATAAAGGTGGGTTTTATACATCCTTTTATATATTCATATTATCCCTTATTGGAATAAGAGAGTTTTATGCAGCTGTGAATAATAATGGTTTTAACCCTATCAAAGAGATAGGGTATATAAGTTGTATTGGTTTCCTTTTTAATTCATTAAATATTAAATGGATTACGTTGAAATCTATAAGTTTATTGATTATTATACCGACAATTTTTTCCCTTTATAGAAAGAAAGCCAATGTGAAAGATGTTATGATTACAATTCTTGGCATAATTTATATACCTTTTTTGTTTCAATATATTATACATTTAAGAGGAAGCTCTTATCTTTGGTTTGTTTTCATAATTGCATGGGGTACTGACACTTTTGCTTATTTAATAGGATTATTATTTGGAAAAACTAAATTATGTCCAAAGATTAGCCCAAAAAAGACTGTAGAAGGGGCCTTAGGAGGAATATTGGGTTCAATTTTTTTAACTATAATTTTTGTGAATTATTTTGATTTATCTTCAATGGGGAAATTTATATTGCTTTCTGTAATTGGGTCTGTTTTAGCTCAAATTGGAGATCTAACTGCTTCAAAAATTAAAAGGAAAACGGGCATAAAGGATTTTGGTTTTATTATGCCTGGTCATGGCGGTGTACTAGATAGATTTGATAGTATATTATTTATTGCACCATATGTATACTACATAGTTAATTATTTCATATAA
- a CDS encoding isoprenyl transferase: protein MERNPVTELREKIDMDRLPSHIAIIMDGNGRWAKKRLLPRTAGHREGMKRVIDIVQVASELNIKYLSLYAFSTENWKRPKEEIDGLMKLLVEYIRIELDRIHRNNIKIQTMGDLSKIPEFARKEIKRAIDTTQNNTKMVLNIGLNYGGRDEIIRGIKSLLEDIRMGKINIEEVDEGSFKNYLYTKDIPDPDLLIRPSGELRISNFMLYQIAYTEFWFSDILWPDFKEEHLYMAIIDYQRRNRRFGGI, encoded by the coding sequence ATGGAGAGGAACCCTGTTACAGAGCTTAGAGAAAAAATTGATATGGATAGATTGCCAAGTCATATTGCCATTATAATGGATGGTAATGGAAGATGGGCTAAAAAAAGACTTTTACCTAGGACAGCAGGCCATAGAGAGGGAATGAAAAGGGTAATTGATATAGTTCAAGTTGCCTCAGAATTAAATATAAAATATCTATCTCTCTATGCATTTTCAACGGAAAATTGGAAAAGACCAAAGGAAGAAATAGATGGATTGATGAAATTATTAGTTGAATATATAAGGATTGAATTAGACAGAATCCATAGGAATAACATTAAAATTCAAACCATGGGAGATTTATCAAAGATACCTGAGTTTGCTAGGAAGGAAATAAAAAGAGCAATAGATACTACCCAAAATAATACAAAAATGGTATTGAATATAGGGTTGAACTATGGTGGTAGAGATGAAATTATTCGGGGTATAAAGAGTTTGTTAGAAGATATTAGAATGGGTAAAATAAATATAGAAGAAGTGGATGAAGGTTCATTTAAGAATTACCTTTATACCAAAGATATTCCTGATCCAGATTTATTGATTAGACCAAGTGGTGAACTTAGAATTAGCAATTTCATGTTATATCAAATTGCTTATACCGAGTTCTGGTTTTCTGATATACTTTGGCCCGATTTTAAAGAAGAACATTTGTATATGGCAATAATTGATTATCAGAGAAGAAATAGAAGATTTGGAGGAATTTAG
- the frr gene encoding ribosome recycling factor, with protein sequence MYLDIHKESEQKMKKTVEVFKEELKSLRAGRANPALLDQISIDYYGTLTPLKQVASISAPEPRLLVVQPWDANLIPVIEKEILKSDLGLNPSNDGKLIRLPIPLLTEERRKELVKIVRKSAENAKVSIRNIRRETNDAIKKMEKDKELSEDERKLAENETQKITDKYIEEIDELTRKKEEELLEI encoded by the coding sequence ATGTATTTAGACATTCATAAGGAATCTGAACAGAAAATGAAAAAAACCGTTGAAGTTTTCAAAGAAGAGCTAAAAAGTTTAAGAGCTGGAAGAGCTAATCCTGCATTATTAGACCAAATATCTATTGACTACTATGGAACTTTAACACCTCTAAAACAAGTAGCTAGCATTTCTGCTCCTGAACCTAGGTTGTTGGTGGTTCAACCATGGGACGCAAATCTTATACCGGTTATTGAAAAGGAAATACTCAAATCCGATCTAGGGTTAAACCCATCAAATGATGGTAAGCTAATAAGGCTTCCTATTCCATTGCTGACCGAAGAAAGAAGAAAAGAGTTAGTAAAGATTGTTAGGAAAAGTGCAGAAAATGCTAAGGTTTCCATAAGAAATATAAGAAGAGAAACAAATGATGCCATTAAAAAGATGGAAAAAGATAAGGAATTAAGTGAAGATGAACGGAAATTAGCAGAAAATGAGACCCAAAAGATTACAGATAAATATATTGAAGAAATCGATGAGCTTACGAGAAAAAAAGAGGAAGAGTTGTTAGAAATCTAA
- the pyrH gene encoding UMP kinase — protein MVEPVYKRVVLKLSGEALSGGKGFGIDMETINRISTEIKELRNLGVEVAIVVGGGNFWRGRSASNMDRATSDYMGMLGTVINALALQDALENIGVITRVQTAIEMRQIAEPYIRRRAIRHLEKGRVVIFAAGSGNPYFSTDTTAALRAAEIEADVILLAKKGVDGVYDSDPYVNASAKKFDELRYIDILNMGLGIMDSTATSLCMDNDIPIIVFGIDKPNNIVDVVLGKKIGTHVKEG, from the coding sequence ATGGTAGAACCTGTTTACAAAAGAGTTGTACTAAAGTTAAGTGGAGAAGCACTGTCTGGTGGTAAAGGGTTTGGAATAGATATGGAAACTATCAATAGGATTTCTACAGAAATTAAGGAGTTAAGAAATCTTGGAGTAGAAGTAGCTATAGTAGTAGGTGGCGGGAATTTCTGGCGGGGTAGGTCTGCATCGAATATGGATAGAGCCACATCAGATTATATGGGTATGTTGGGTACAGTTATTAATGCACTTGCTCTTCAAGATGCTTTAGAAAATATTGGGGTCATTACAAGAGTGCAAACTGCCATTGAAATGAGACAAATTGCTGAACCATATATCAGAAGAAGAGCTATAAGACATTTGGAAAAAGGAAGAGTGGTTATTTTTGCAGCAGGCTCAGGCAATCCATATTTTTCTACTGACACAACTGCAGCTTTAAGAGCTGCTGAAATAGAAGCAGATGTTATATTATTAGCCAAAAAAGGGGTAGATGGCGTTTATGATTCTGACCCATATGTTAATGCTTCTGCTAAGAAGTTTGATGAATTGAGGTACATAGATATACTAAATATGGGTTTGGGAATTATGGACTCTACTGCAACATCTCTATGTATGGACAATGATATACCAATTATCGTATTTGGTATAGACAAACCAAATAACATAGTGGATGTGGTTTTGGGTAAAAAAATAGGCACTCATGTAAAGGAGGGGTAA
- the tsf gene encoding translation elongation factor Ts: protein MSISAAQVKELRERTGAGMLDCKKALEETNGDIEKAIVLLREKGLSQAAKKSGRIAAEGLIEAYIHGGRIGVLIEVNSETDFVAKTDEFKQFVKDMAMQVAASSPKYVKKEDVPQEEIEKEREILVHQALNEGKPEHIAQKIVEGRLEKFFEQVCLLEQPFIREPSMKVKDLLNEKIAKIGENLVIRRFVRFEVGEGLEKKEENFAEEVAKQLKM from the coding sequence ATGAGTATAAGTGCTGCACAAGTAAAGGAACTAAGAGAGAGAACTGGAGCTGGAATGCTTGATTGTAAAAAAGCTTTAGAAGAGACTAATGGCGATATAGAAAAAGCTATAGTTTTATTAAGAGAAAAAGGATTGTCACAAGCTGCTAAAAAATCTGGAAGAATTGCAGCAGAAGGATTAATAGAAGCCTACATTCATGGTGGAAGAATAGGTGTTTTGATTGAAGTTAATTCGGAAACAGATTTTGTTGCAAAAACTGATGAATTTAAACAATTTGTAAAGGATATGGCTATGCAAGTAGCTGCATCAAGTCCTAAATATGTTAAGAAAGAAGATGTTCCTCAAGAAGAAATAGAAAAAGAAAGAGAAATACTAGTGCATCAAGCATTAAATGAAGGAAAACCAGAACATATAGCACAGAAAATAGTGGAAGGAAGACTAGAGAAGTTCTTCGAACAAGTATGTTTATTAGAACAGCCCTTCATTAGGGAGCCAAGCATGAAAGTTAAAGATTTATTAAATGAAAAAATAGCAAAGATAGGTGAAAACCTAGTAATTAGAAGATTTGTTCGATTTGAAGTTGGAGAAGGATTAGAAAAAAAAGAAGAGAACTTTGCCGAAGAAGTAGCAAAGCAATTAAAAATGTAA
- the rpsB gene encoding 30S ribosomal protein S2 — protein MSVITMKSLLEAGVHFGHQTRRWNPKMAEYIFTERNGIYIIDLQKTVKMVEIAYDFVKEVAANGGEILFVGTKKQAQEAIETEAKRCGMHYVNQRWLGGMLTNYKTIRKRIERLHELGKMEEEGLFEILPKKEVIQLKHERERLEKFLGGIKNMDRIPDALFVVDPRKEKIAVNEAKILGIPVVAIVDTNCDPDEVDYVIPGNDDAIRAVKLLTETMANAVLEGKQGEQIIDVEE, from the coding sequence ATGTCAGTTATTACAATGAAAAGTCTACTAGAAGCAGGAGTACACTTTGGACATCAAACTAGAAGATGGAATCCTAAGATGGCAGAGTACATTTTTACTGAAAGAAACGGAATTTATATCATCGACCTTCAAAAAACGGTTAAAATGGTTGAGATTGCATATGATTTCGTTAAAGAAGTAGCTGCCAATGGTGGAGAAATTCTTTTTGTTGGGACTAAAAAGCAAGCTCAGGAAGCTATTGAAACTGAAGCTAAAAGATGTGGCATGCATTACGTAAATCAAAGATGGCTTGGAGGAATGCTTACCAATTATAAAACCATCAGGAAGAGAATCGAGAGATTGCATGAATTAGGCAAAATGGAGGAAGAAGGGCTATTCGAAATATTGCCTAAGAAAGAAGTAATCCAATTGAAACATGAAAGAGAAAGACTTGAAAAGTTCTTAGGTGGTATAAAGAATATGGATAGAATTCCTGATGCTTTATTTGTTGTAGATCCTAGGAAGGAAAAGATTGCTGTAAACGAAGCAAAGATTTTAGGAATACCAGTTGTAGCAATAGTTGATACTAATTGTGATCCGGACGAAGTAGACTATGTAATTCCTGGAAACGACGATGCTATAAGAGCCGTTAAATTATTAACTGAAACTATGGCTAATGCTGTATTAGAGGGCAAACAGGGAGAACAAATAATAGATGTAGAAGAATAG